TTGGCATATCTTTCGGATAACTCCACATGTGGACCGCATGGTACGACTCTTACCAGCTTCCCATACCTGGATACGTACATGTCAGGCCCATGTGAAGTTTTTACTTTTGTAAAATTATATCCTTTAGGAAAGGTCATTGATTTAACCTCCACTTGTTATTATGTCTGGCATTCCATATTAATATTTTTTTACCTAATAATCGTTATGAATTATGGCTTCTGTGGATGAATCTGTTTTAGACTTATTTCAATTCAGGTATAATTATATTTTCACTTATATAAAATAAGTTTTAAATATCTTTCAATATAAAGGTCATTTTTATAACTCAGTTAACAGGCTTCATCATTTAAAATTAAATCACAATCATATCGGTGAAAAATAAACTGTATACAGATAAAAAAAGGTTCAAAGACGGTTATAGTTCACTGGTATTTTTCAATTATTTTAATGAGTTCTTCTTCGTCTCTGGCAAGGGCAACTATAGCCATCTCCAGCATCAAGTTAACTATCCCGTCCGAAAGCTCCCTGAAATCCGTCCTGAGCCCTATCACCGGCTTTCCTTTTGCATAGGCATAACCTGCCTCCCATGCTGTCCCGGCATCCACGTCTGCACCGTCAAGGACTGCAACAATAATGTCCGAGGCATCAATGCCTTCCACACATTTTAGAAATATGCATTCCTGGTTCTGTCTTTCGCGCTCCTGTGCCGCATCTTCTGCGTCTTCCTGGGGCAAAAAAACAGAAAAACCATTATTGAGCAACGTATCTCTTAATTTTCTGTTATATTCGAGTTCGGCATGCGTAAAGAGAGGGCCTGCAAGATAAACTAACTTTTTTTCGCTCAAATTCTTTCCTCCTGTTCCTCCGGAAGTCAGCACTCATAAGAATTTTATTGCAGGAAAAAAGGCTGATAAAGGTAAAATACTTTACCTTATTATTCGGTTTTCTCAGAGGCATTTGCTTGATTGAAGCTGGTATTATCTGACCGGAATATTCTGGAATATCCTTATATATCTGGAAATTTAAACTTTACTGTCTTAATATTAATTATATGACTTTTCTCTTCCCGGGGGATATGATGGTAAAGAAATTTTCAGCCTTAAAGGGCTCAGATGAAAAGGGTCTCGCTCCTGTTATCGGGACGGCAGTTACAATAGTCATCGTGTTTATTCTTGCAGGACTGGTTTCTTCAGTCTTTTTTGAGGAGTACGGCAATCCATCCAATAAGATATCACCAACAGCAAAACTGCAGATCTATTTTACCGGGGACGAGAGTTCCCTTGAGTTCAAACATGAAGGCGGAGATCAGCTTTTTTTCGACAGTCCTTCTATATCGGTTATTATGGACATTAACGGCAGCTCGTATCCGCTAAATGACTCCGAACTGGGAGCTCTCGAAACCGGAGAAAAAGGAGTTCTTGCGTTGAATAAAAGCGAATTGCTGCCTTCAATGGAGCTGAAGCCGGGAGAATGGGTTTCGGTAAAGGTAGTTGATTATGATAGTGGCGGCATTATCGCAGAAAATGATCTTGAAGTTAAAAGACAGATGCTTATAGAGCCGGAATGAGCCCGGATCAAAACAGATCTTATGAGCCATTATCTGCGTGCCAGCAACCCCCAGATCCTTCTCTCTTGTTTTTTTCGATAACAAGCTTAATTATCTTGTATTGACATTACACTGGCAGTGAATACCATGATCAAGGCAGGAATTATAGGAGCTTCCGGATATACAGGAGGAGAACTCCTGCGCTTACTTGTAAGCCACCCCGATGTCAGTCTTGAACTGGCGACCTCCCGGAGTCTTGCAGGAAAACCCGTAGCAAGCACTCACAGGCACCTCGAAGGCTTTCTGGACCTGAAGTACGAAAACCCCGGGCTTGAAGAAATCAGGGAGCGTTGTGACTTGGTTTTTTTGGCGGTGCCTCACGGGACCGGTATGAATTACGTCCCCGAACTGCTCGACGGTAGCACAAAGGTAATCGACCTCAGCGCGGACTACAGGCTTGATATTCCGGTATTTGAAAAAATTTATGGAATAAAACACAGCGACCCGAGGAATGCAGTGTACGGGCTTGTAGAACTTCACCCTGAAGCAGCCAGAGAATATTTTGTGGCAAATCCGGGCTGTTTCCCTACAGGAGCGATTCTCTCAGCAGCCCCGCTTGCAGCAGCCGGGCTGATAGATATCGCGGTATTCGACTCCAAAACAGGGATTTCAGGGGCAGGAATTTCTCCAACTGAAACCTCGCATTACCCGAATCTTGCAGAAAATATTGTCCCGTATAAACTTACAGCTCACAGGCACAGGGCTGAGATCGTACAGGAACTAACGAGGCTTGACGGAAATCTCCGAAACATCAGCTTCACTCCGCATGTAATCCCAACCATCAGAGGGATCTCTACAACTGCACACCTCTTTACAAAAGAGCCTCTTTCGACCGAAGATGTCAGGGGAATTTATGAGGAGTTTTACAGGGATAAGCCTTTTGTCCGGCTCCCGGGAGGAGTCCCGTCCCTTACTGCGGTCAGGGGTTCTAACTTCTGTGATATTGGCTTTGAAGCAGATAAAGAGAATAACAGGGTTGTTGTACTCTCGGCAATCGATAATCTTGTCAAAGGCGCATCCGGGCAGGCTATCCAGAACATGAACCTTATGTTCGGGCTGGTTGAGACCCGCGGTCTCTGGACGCCTGCCACAGCTCCATAAACGCAGAGCAGGCGAGAATATATAACTGGTGACGGATAAAAATAAAGAATGGAATTTATTTTGGGGTAGTCCGATGAAAGTAAAAGATGTCATGAATCCTGATGTTGTATTCTGCAAGCCTGAAAATACAGTTCGGGAAGCTGCAAAGATCCTTAAGGAAAACAACATCAGTGGAGCTCCTGTCCTTGAGGACGGAAAGCTTGTAGGGATAGTAAGTGAGGCTGACCTTCTTGAGCTGCTGGTGATCCCGGAAAAAGGAAACCTCTGGCTCCCGAGCCCTTTTGAAATAATAGAGGTGCCCATAAGGGAACTCCTGAGCTGGGAGGAAACCAAAAAGATGCTTTCTGATGTTGGTTCTACAAAGCTGGAAGAGATGATGACAAAGAGTGTGCACACAATCTCTTCCGAGGCATCCGTTGAAGAAGCCTCAGAACTTATGGTCAGGCACAGGATCAACAGGCTTCCTGTGATTGAAAATGGTTATGTTGTCGGAATTGTCACGCGCGGAGACATTATAGAAGGACTTGCAAAACTTTGAGTCTAAGGAGAGTTTTCATGAAGCAAATAGAGGGCGGAATTTGTGCAGTAAGGGGCGTATCTGCATACGGGATAAAACCCGGAAAAATGGGGATAGCTGTTATCCGTGCGGAAGGGCCTGCGGCAGGTGTTTTTACAAGGAATAAGGTAGTTGCGGCTCCTGTTACACTCAGCAGGGAACGGATTGAAACCGAACACAGGCTGTCTGCTGTGATTGCAAACAGTGGAAACGCCAATGCTTTTACTGGTGATGACGGTTTTCTGGACGCTATGGAAATGGCTTCTATGGTCGCTGAAAATCTAGGCCTGGACCCTGATAACGTTGCCGTTGCCTCGACAGGAGTAATCGGCAGGAGGCTTGACGTCTCCTTTATAAAGGAACACCTTCCTGAAGTCCTTGAAGGGCTGGGCAGTTCTCCCGAATGTAGCCGTGCAGCAGCAAAGGCTATCATGACCACGGACAGAGCCCTTAAAGAATCTGCTGTGGAACTTGACTGCGGGGTAAGGATAGGGGCAATTGCAAAAGGCTCCGGCATGATAGAACCGAATATGGGAACCATGCTCTGCTTTGCATATACTGATGCAAAGGTGCCTGCCGATGTCCTGGATGCGGCTCTGAAGATAGCTGTCGACAAAACCTTCAACATGGTTGTCGTGGACGGGGACACGAGCACGAATGATATGGTGCTTTTTACCTCCACCTGTAAGTCCGGAGTCAAGCCCTGCCTGGATTGCCTTGACGACTTTGAGGAAGGGCTTGTTTGTGTGTTTACCGACCTTGCAAAGAAAATGGCTAAAGACGGGGAAGGTGCGACCAAACTTATAGAAGCCAGAGTTACAGGGGCAAAAAAATACGAAGATGCCAGACTTGTTGCAAAAACCATTGTCCGCTCTCCTCTGGTGAAGTCTGCCATTTTCGGAAAAGACCCTAACTGGGGCAGGGTTGTAGCTGCAGCAGGGTATTCGGGTGCCGAGCTTGAGCAGGAAAGGCTCACTCTATCTTTCTCAGGAGGAGGAGAGGAGGTCGAACTTGTAAAAGCTGGGGAAATATCAACGGCTTCGGATCTTTCCCTCCTGAAGAAAATAATGGCAAATGATGAGATTATCATTAACCTTGACCTTGCAATGGGAGAAGAATCCGCAACTGCATGGGGCTGCGACCTGACTTACGATTATGTCAGGATCAATGCCGAATACACAACCTGAACCGAAAAAGAACGGTATTGTGTACGGGTATCGGGCACGGGTGTTGGGTGCACAGGGTAAACTCTGGAATATGCAGTTTTATGTGCCTGTTATGCCTGGATTTTATTTTTGATGCCTGCTATGGGTCTGGAAGCCGGCATCAGATCAGACTGGACTGCCCTCAGGCTCCCAATCTACACAATGTTAAATAAAATAACGTAGAATGGGAAATAGAGTAAAATACAGCAGATAACTCCTGTATTCAAAACCAGGGATTTATCCTGGTTTATTTATTTCATTATTCCAGAATAATATGTTTCTTGATTCTGGATACTTTATTTTATTCCCAGGGGGTTTACTGACGTGGACATGGAAGAATGGGAACAGCGCCATAATGAAGCATTTTACGATGCTAAAGAAGCCCTTCCTTATCTGGACGGGATGTTTGTAGCTTACAACAGCAATATTGATGCTATCAGGCACCTGGATGAAGAAGCCCTGACAAAGCTTATCGGGTTTTTCGATGAGGCTGAAATTCAGGAAAGGGTTGCGGTATACCCGAGAGAAATTGCCGATCCGTTGGATTTCATCGCCCGCCTGCTCATAGCTATGAGGGAAGGGAAAGCCGCAGAAGTGCCCACATATACCGAAGAAATCCATACGTGGCTGAAAGAACACCTTGGTTTCGACTATGCCAGAATGGGAGGCCAGGCAGGAATTATTTCAAACCTTCTTGCCCGGTTAGACCTGAAAAAGGTTGTGGCTTATATTCCCTGGCTTTCAGCAGAGCAGGCAGAATATTTTGAAGATAACGGCAACATCCTTCACCCTAAAGTAGAAAATGGAGAAGTCGTCCTCAAGACTCCTGCAGAGGCTTTCAATCCCGGGATGGGGTCAAAGGTCAACTGGATATTTGAGTTTTCCAAAGACCTCAAAGTGTCCTGCGCAGGGAGCACTTTCAAAGTGCCCAGGGACAACCGCCTGATTATCTCTTCCCGCCCCAAATGGATCCGCCTTGATATGGACAGAGCGATATATGACCAGCTTGAGACCATCTTTCCGGTTGACGGGGCAATGCTTTCCGGTTATCAGATGATAAAAGAAGAATATGAGGACGGGTCTACCTACAAAGATTATGTTGAGCATTCCGTAGAAGTCATTAATAAGCTGAAGTCATTGAACCCTGACCTCCGTATCCATGTGGAGCTCACTTCCATCCAGAACCGGGTTATAAGAAAGGCAATCCTTACAGAAATTGTTGCAAGGCATGTCCATTCTCTCGGGCTTGACACTGTAGAAGTTGCAAATGCTCTTAATGTACTCGGATATGAGGAGCTTTCATATTCCGTGATCCGGAAGGGAGAAAACGGGATTATGTCCCTTTACCAGGGGGCTGTCCAGTTAATGAAGGACCTTAAACTTGAAAGGGTACATGTTCACTCTCTTGGCTTCTATATATGCATCCTGGCAAAAGGCCACCCTCTAACCCTGAAAGAACACAGGGATGCCCTGCTCTTCTCCTCTGTCCTCGCAGCTTCCCGGGCCCTTCACGGAAAAATCGAAGACCTTAATGAAGCCGAAACCGGCCTGGACGTGCCTGTCTCAGCCCAGGGCCTGGAAGATCTGGAGACCTTCAAGCTTTACTGTACAGGAAGAAAGCTATGCAGCCCGGATGAATTTGAATACGGGTACATATACGGGTCAGATCATGACGCTATCCTCATACCATCCAAAGTGGTGGACAGGCCAAAAGCAACGGTAGGAATAGGAGATACCATTTCCGCAGGGGCTTTTGCAGCCATGCTTGCAAGGATGAAACAGATAAAATCAGGGAAATAAGTTATGTTATAAATTTCCAGAAATTTCTGAGAAGAGACTTTTCTGGAAATTATTTTCCGGATAGGTTTTCCAGGGTAGATTCTTATCTTCCACGCTTTATAACGGATTAAGTGATTCCCAGCATGGAAGCCTGAAAAAGGCTCCCTCTCCGTTTTAATTTACAGGAACAGGTCAGATGAAAATACTTTGTGGCTATAATGTAAATATAGACTCCGTATACAGGATAAACGGAGCTGAAATCTCGGAACTGCTGAAGTCGTTTGAAAAGGCTCAAATTCTTGAAAAAATGGAGAACCCTCCCGGGAAAATCCTTTCAGAGTCTGATTTCGTGGCAGGGCTAGTTTACTGTATGAAAAACGGTTGTGGAGCCGAATGGCTTGTTTTTGAACAGGGAGTCTTTGAGTTTTTGAAGAACCGGTATCTTGAAAAGTCCATTGTAAGAATGGGCGGAAATGCAGGGATTATGGCAAACGTCCTTTCCGAGATGGGGGCTTCGAGAGTCGTCCCGAATGTTGCTGTTCCTTCAGAAACCCAGCTCTCTTTATTCTCAAAAAAAGCAGTCTATTTTCCGGGCACTCCTCTTCAGGCAGATAAAGAGCCGGGAAAAGTAAACCCTGAAGACGAATCTATAAAAAATACTCAGGAATCTGAAGATGCGCGTAAATCTGAAGATGCACATAAATCTGAAGATGCACATAATGCACGGACAGGCAGCACAGGTACTTCCAGAACCCAGGACCCTATCCATTTCGTTTTTGATTTTTCAGAAGGCGAAACTTTTTCCCTTTATGGAAAAGAAATCCGGGTCCCCAGGGAAAACCGCTTTATTGCGACCTGCGACCACCTGAACTTCAGGCTCTTTACCAGCGCTGCTTTTGAGAATTATGCCCTGGACAATGCAGGAGAAATGGACGGGGCACTCATATCAGGCTTCCATCTCCTTCTTGATACCTATCCTGACGGCAGCACTTACGGAGAATATCTTGAAAATTCTTTTTCCAGGCTTAAAACCTGGAAATCAAAAAATGAAAATCTCAGGATTCATGTGGAACTGGGGCATTTCGCAAGCAGGGATATAGCAAACTCTGTATTTTTAAAATCTGCCGGAATTTCGGACAGCATCGGAATGAACGAAGACGAGCTTGCAATCTTTAATTACCTGCACGGAGTCCCTGCTGAAGGCCTTTTGCGTATGGAAGCCGAGTCCATAGGAAAGGCAGCCTGTAAACTTGCTTTTATGAACGGGCTTGAGAGACTCTTTATTCATACAAGGGAGTTTGTTCTGACTGTATCAGGGCCGGATTCCGGAAATTCTGACAGTTCAGGAATTTCAGAAAAATGGGATGAAAAAAAATGGAAAGACAGAGAAAGTCCAGCTCTGCTGAAGGAAGCCGGGAAAATAATCGAAGCCATGAGCTTCGGACAGAAGTGTGCAGGAGCATATGCCGCTTCAGGGAAGCTCGAAGGGCGGGAATTTATGGAAAAAGAGGCTTTGAAACTTCAGGAAAGCGAGATTGGAAGAAAGCAGTTGCAGCTTTTCCTGAAAGCCTTCGGAGGAGCTGCCTGTGGACGGGGAGCATATGCTTTAATGGAAGGCTGTATGCTCTGTATTCTCCCCACTCTTCTCTGCAAATCCCCGATAACTACGGTTGGGCTCGGGGACACGCTGACTGCGGGAACTTTTTTGAGGGGGCTTGAGCTGGATGTACAGACTTGATCCCGATTTTTTCAACCTTGATTATACCCTCGACTGCGGCCAGGTCTTCCGCTGGGAAAAGAATGGAGACTGGTGGACAGGGGTTGTAGGAAACAATGTTATCCGTCTTTCCCAGGAGGAAGACAGCCGGGAACTGCTAATTGACTCCAAACTCCCTCCCGAATTTTTCTCCCGTTATTTTCGCCTTGACGACGACCTCCCTTTAATTTACGAGAGCATCAACAGGGACCTTCTGATAGACAGGGCAATAAAAAGATATAAGGGCCTGCGCCTGATCCGTCAGGATCCCTGGGAATGCCTGATTTCTTACATGCTTGCCACGGCTTCGAGCATTCCGACAATTCAAAAAAGGATCTGTCTTCTGAGCCGGATCTTCGGACAGGAGCTCGAAGACGGATATTTCAGTTTTCCGGACCCTGAAACTCTTGCAAACGCTGATATGTCCATGCTTGACCTCTGTAAGCTGGGCTTCAGGGCAGACCGCATAAAAATGGCAGCAGAGGAAGTCTGCTCAGGGGAACTGGACTTTAACACCCTTTTCCGCCTTGAATACAAATACGCCAGAGAACGCCTTATGAGGCTCCGCGGCATAGGGGAAAAAGTTGCTGACTGCGTCCTCCTTTTCGCTTTTGAGAAAATGGAGTCTTTCCCTGTAGATACCCACATCAGGCAGATCATCCAGCATTACCATATCGATGACAGCTACTTCGAAACCTGCACAAACCTGAGCTGTATGGGAGACTGGGGACGGGAATATTTCGGACGCTACTGCGGGTATGCCCAGGAGTATCTTTATTATCAGAAAAGGGTTGAGGGGTTTGTGAGTCTTTATTGAATTCTCTTCACTAATTCCTTTTTAATGATTTTTGACTTTTAGATCCAAATAATTCAATTTGATTATAAATTGATACAGGAACTCAAGCCTGTATTTTCTTCTTTTATTCAGTTTGTATAATCATAATATGAATCAAAAACATTAATAATTTTTATAAAATATATGTTTAAATCAAATTATGCTGGCATATTCTGACGCAGGCAATAAGATAATCACTGAAATTAAAAAAATTATTATATGATTCCTTTGAAGACTTATGTTTATTGTCTTATGTTAATTGTTTTTCCCTTCGGTGGTGGTATTATTTCTAATTTAAAATTTGATCGAAAAGAGAGGTTATTTGATAAAAGAGAAAGGGACAATGATGGGAAAGAAAGATTATTTGAAAGAGATATTGATCGAAAAGAGAAGTTAGCCCAAACTTATATTACGGTTTATGGTTTGTTTATTGTTTTTGGTCAAATTGAGACTGATTCAAAGCCTGTGATTCGTGTTGCTTTTAGTTTTTTTATTTTTATGATATCATATTGTATATTAATCTCCAATCTTAGTTATTCGACTAATAATTCATCTACTAATAGTTTATTAATTACTACTGCCAATGTAGCTGCATTTTATTCATCTGGTTTATTTAGTTTTTCTTTTTTAATGTTTCTTTCTCAAGATTTTTATTTACCAATTTATAGAATTATAACGGATTATCAAACAGGGGTATTCATTCTGATATTATGGAGTTCTAGTTTTTTGTCATTACTATTTTCTAAACATAAACCTAAAATTATTCAATTATGGTTTATTATTGTCTTTATTGTCTTCTTCATAGATCAGACCAGAGATATGCTAGCAGATTTACATTCTTTGATGGTTTAATGAGAACTAATGGAAAGTACCTATCCTGTGTAAGAGTTCGGGGGGCAGCTCCCTGAGTACTCTTCTCTATGAAAAATCGAATATTGAGGAATGATTTGTACTTAATAGTAAATTTACACCCATTTCCTCAAAAAAACCCTGAAATCCTGATCTTTTAACCTGCAAATTTCCGCATTTTCAATAACCTCAAAGCCTTTATTCACGCTCTGATAAACCTGTTTTCCCAGGGAGCAGTTTAGAAGCTGTTCTTCAAGGAGCCCTTTTGCAGTTGTGTATTTTCGGTGGACTTCATAGACGTACTTCCCGTTTTCGATATATCCTCCAAAAACATTTTCAGCTCCTTCATACTTGTCTTTGAACTTCTCAGCATGTTCCCTGACCCATACCGGAGGACCAGTTCTCTTTTTCACGTTGGGGAGGGTGCCTGAGATAAGTTCGAGCATAACCACGGTTTGGGGTTTCCCTGACCAGACGCCGGTTTTGATCACTGAAAAATCGTATTCGCTGAGGAGGGAAGATGCAGCCTGTTCCATTTTATACAGTTGCGGATAGAGCACGTCGTCCACAACATCAGGCGTCTCGAAGACGATTGCAAGCTGTGAAGTTTTCCGGCTTTCCAGTTTTTCAAGAAACTCTTTATCCTCGATGGGCAGGGGAGATTCAGGGAAAAAGAATTTGATTTCCGGGCTTTTCAGAAACTCCCTGCAGTGGTCTATGAACATGCAGAATTTGTCAAGAGAGAGGGCTGCTGCAACATTCCGCTTCGGGTCTGTCGGGTCCACCATTACCAGGGGTTCGCTGTGCTCCAGTTCCGAGTGCTGCATAATATCTATTTTCTTGCCGGGCTTCCATGAAGAGGCTGCTTTTACGGTTTTTTCGAAAGAGCCGTAGTAAATGATAAGGAGTTCGGTCAGGTAGCCTGAAAATCCCTGTGTTTTCAGTTCCGAGCCGTAGACTCTGCCCCCGCGCATAAACTGCTTCATGAGCAGGACATCATCTTCCCTACCTTTTATGCGGGATTTTATGAATTCATTATGGAAAGGTGTCCTGTCGACTGCGGATTTTAGCTGGCATGCAGAACAGACCCGGAAGCAAGGGACAAGGTCCACATCAAAGCCTTTGTAAACAATATTCAGGTAAGGGTGTTCAGCATGGCGGTCTTCGGCATATTCCGCGTGTTTTGCAACTTCCCTGGCAATTCCCATTCCTCTTATTTCCAGGTCTTTTCTGGAAGTTTCTTCGGGAAAGCTGATAAAAACATCAATATCGTGAGTTCCTGAGAGCCAGGTGCCTCTTGCAGCAGAACCCACCATCTTCACAAAAATATCAGGCACGCAAAGTTTCTCTGCTGCTGCTTTTACTTCTGCGGCAAGCTCATCCTGAACAGCCATGAGTTCTTTCCTTTCGGCTTCCGTGGGTTTAATCTTTTCAAGGACGGCAAGCTTCAGGTCTTCTGAAATACTGGTATCTGTATCCATGCCGGGACGGCTCCATACGTTATTAATCGTTTATGACAGTAAATTATTGAATATGCAATTTATTCTCGAATCTGCAGTGATTCTTAATTTTATAATGATTCTTAACTGGTACTGACTTTCTGGTTACCTGCTGGTAAATTCAGTTAATTAGTTCGTGGTTTTACTGGACTTGTAATTTCAAAGGTCAGAAACCTTCTCTTTTAACTTATATTTTGTGGATCTTTATATAGAATATAGAATATAAAATTTTGAAATACTGGTTATTTCCCGGATTGTAAGGCTGGAAAATTTTCTTTCATCCGGGCATTTACACGTTTCTGTTCCTATGTCGCTGGATGCTCTTTGAGGAGTCCTGGGATAAGAATAGAGTGTGAACTTTAAATAAAATGAACTGCATTTCTATTCCCCGAATCCGGCAGTTTTGCTGGTTTGCCTTACCTTTAATTCAAGCTTAATTCAATTAATTTTATTTTAATTTCGGCTTGATTTCAGTTTAACTGCAGCTTATATCAAATTGCCTTACTTTAACTCCTATCTGCCACCTCATAAGTTTCCCATTCCCTATAAATCCGGTTGTGAAAAAATATGCTTGTCTGGCTTTACTGGATCATCACTCTAACAATTGCTACCTATGCATCCGTGTATATTATTAAAAAAATGCCTGAGAATGGATTTGCAGCCCTCACCGCTTTCTATGTAGTTTACCTCGCAGCTTCGCAGGTACTTGCTACACGCATTATCGTGTTTGACCTTGGCTTCTATTCCTTTTTCGCGCCCGCAGCGGTTTTCATTTATCCTTTTATTGCCCAGGTCGTGGATATGATTAACGAAGTCTACGGGGAGAAAAGGACGCATATATCCATCCTTATCGCTTTTGCTACCCAGGTACTTTTTGTACTCTTCATAGGCATGGTTACAAACCTCAGTCCTGCACCTTTCTTTGAACTTGAAGATGCCTGGAAGAGTCTCTTCGGGCTGAGTATCAGGATTACCATTGCAAGCTGGGTTTCTTTTCTGGTCTGCTCGAACCTTGATGCCTGGATCTTTGCATCCCTTAAAAAGCGTTTTTCGGAAAAAGAAAAGAACTTCAAGCATGACACCATGATAAACCCTTATATCTGGCTACGTTCAGGGGCTAGCGACTTTGTTAACCTTACTCTGGACTCTGTGATATTTGTCTTTATTGCTTATTATGGAGTTATGCCCGTGCTCCCTCTGATTATAGGACAGCTCATCAGCAAGAATGTTATAGGTTTTCTGGACAACCCCTGGTTTGTGTTCTACAAAAAATTACTTAATAAAAATACAAATGGTTAAACACACAGATTGTTGAAAATATACATTGTTGAAAAACTCAAATTGCTGAAAAATATAAATTACTGAAAATACATATTATTGAAAATATAAATTGTTGAAAAATATAACGGATTAAAATATACAACTCTTTAACACATAAGGATACTTGAAAAGTAATAATACTTGCTAAAAATTCAAATTCTTGAAAATAAGTTCTAAATTTAACAGCTAAAAATATAATATTTTTTTATATCTTCCTTTGTTTATTTTTAAGCTGTTATATCCCTTTATTTCTTTTTTAATCCTTTTTTAGATCTTATTTTTTTCAGTTTTTCGTTTTATACATTCAGGACAGCCCAAAAACTTTTATCTAATTACTTCAATACTTAGAACTGTATATAGTTGAATATTTCAATATGTTCAAAGTGATATGGGGTATCCGGATACGGGAAAAAATCCAGGGGAGTACTCAGGAACTTTTTTGTTTCTATTTCTCCCGGACTTCCTTACGGCCAAACCCCTGCTCCAATCCATTAAAAGGAGGTTTAACTTGGGGAATAAAAACTACTTAAAAATTCTATGCCTATTTTTAATGCTCGGATTGCTGTGCGAATCCGCAGCTGCACAGGTTTCGGGCTCATCAGGCAACCGCATATGGGATGCAAATTTAAGCCAGAACCTTACCTATACCTGGACGCCGCAGACATATTCGGGTTTTTACTATGACCTGGATACCGGGGAAGGCTCGGAAAATATGACTATCCAGCTTACAGAAGGCAGTCGGAGTGTCCAGAGAAACGGATTGCAGTATGAGACAAGGCCCATCGAAACAAACTTCGAATATGGGAACTGGGGCTCTTACCAGGTTATAGGATTTATGGCTGAACGGTATTTTGCTGGATATACTGAAAATTCTAATTTTGTGAATGACGATATAAGCGTAATCTCGGACGGTCAGCTTTCAAAAATATTGATTGACAGCGATGACAGGAAATCCCTCTACACAGGCTCTTCCCTCATACTTGAAGAAGGCTAT
This window of the Methanosarcina mazei S-6 genome carries:
- the argJ gene encoding bifunctional ornithine acetyltransferase/N-acetylglutamate synthase, with translation MKQIEGGICAVRGVSAYGIKPGKMGIAVIRAEGPAAGVFTRNKVVAAPVTLSRERIETEHRLSAVIANSGNANAFTGDDGFLDAMEMASMVAENLGLDPDNVAVASTGVIGRRLDVSFIKEHLPEVLEGLGSSPECSRAAAKAIMTTDRALKESAVELDCGVRIGAIAKGSGMIEPNMGTMLCFAYTDAKVPADVLDAALKIAVDKTFNMVVVDGDTSTNDMVLFTSTCKSGVKPCLDCLDDFEEGLVCVFTDLAKKMAKDGEGATKLIEARVTGAKKYEDARLVAKTIVRSPLVKSAIFGKDPNWGRVVAAAGYSGAELEQERLTLSFSGGGEEVELVKAGEISTASDLSLLKKIMANDEIIINLDLAMGEESATAWGCDLTYDYVRINAEYTT
- a CDS encoding CBS domain-containing protein; the encoded protein is MKVKDVMNPDVVFCKPENTVREAAKILKENNISGAPVLEDGKLVGIVSEADLLELLVIPEKGNLWLPSPFEIIEVPIRELLSWEETKKMLSDVGSTKLEEMMTKSVHTISSEASVEEASELMVRHRINRLPVIENGYVVGIVTRGDIIEGLAKL
- the pfkC gene encoding ADP-specific phosphofructokinase, giving the protein MDMEEWEQRHNEAFYDAKEALPYLDGMFVAYNSNIDAIRHLDEEALTKLIGFFDEAEIQERVAVYPREIADPLDFIARLLIAMREGKAAEVPTYTEEIHTWLKEHLGFDYARMGGQAGIISNLLARLDLKKVVAYIPWLSAEQAEYFEDNGNILHPKVENGEVVLKTPAEAFNPGMGSKVNWIFEFSKDLKVSCAGSTFKVPRDNRLIISSRPKWIRLDMDRAIYDQLETIFPVDGAMLSGYQMIKEEYEDGSTYKDYVEHSVEVINKLKSLNPDLRIHVELTSIQNRVIRKAILTEIVARHVHSLGLDTVEVANALNVLGYEELSYSVIRKGENGIMSLYQGAVQLMKDLKLERVHVHSLGFYICILAKGHPLTLKEHRDALLFSSVLAASRALHGKIEDLNEAETGLDVPVSAQGLEDLETFKLYCTGRKLCSPDEFEYGYIYGSDHDAILIPSKVVDRPKATVGIGDTISAGAFAAMLARMKQIKSGK
- a CDS encoding type IV pilin: MMVKKFSALKGSDEKGLAPVIGTAVTIVIVFILAGLVSSVFFEEYGNPSNKISPTAKLQIYFTGDESSLEFKHEGGDQLFFDSPSISVIMDINGSSYPLNDSELGALETGEKGVLALNKSELLPSMELKPGEWVSVKVVDYDSGGIIAENDLEVKRQMLIEPE
- a CDS encoding nucleoside 2-deoxyribosyltransferase, with protein sequence MSEKKLVYLAGPLFTHAELEYNRKLRDTLLNNGFSVFLPQEDAEDAAQERERQNQECIFLKCVEGIDASDIIVAVLDGADVDAGTAWEAGYAYAKGKPVIGLRTDFRELSDGIVNLMLEMAIVALARDEEELIKIIEKYQ
- a CDS encoding ADP-dependent glucokinase/phosphofructokinase, which encodes MKILCGYNVNIDSVYRINGAEISELLKSFEKAQILEKMENPPGKILSESDFVAGLVYCMKNGCGAEWLVFEQGVFEFLKNRYLEKSIVRMGGNAGIMANVLSEMGASRVVPNVAVPSETQLSLFSKKAVYFPGTPLQADKEPGKVNPEDESIKNTQESEDARKSEDAHKSEDAHNARTGSTGTSRTQDPIHFVFDFSEGETFSLYGKEIRVPRENRFIATCDHLNFRLFTSAAFENYALDNAGEMDGALISGFHLLLDTYPDGSTYGEYLENSFSRLKTWKSKNENLRIHVELGHFASRDIANSVFLKSAGISDSIGMNEDELAIFNYLHGVPAEGLLRMEAESIGKAACKLAFMNGLERLFIHTREFVLTVSGPDSGNSDSSGISEKWDEKKWKDRESPALLKEAGKIIEAMSFGQKCAGAYAASGKLEGREFMEKEALKLQESEIGRKQLQLFLKAFGGAACGRGAYALMEGCMLCILPTLLCKSPITTVGLGDTLTAGTFLRGLELDVQT
- the argC gene encoding N-acetyl-gamma-glutamyl-phosphate reductase, with translation MIKAGIIGASGYTGGELLRLLVSHPDVSLELATSRSLAGKPVASTHRHLEGFLDLKYENPGLEEIRERCDLVFLAVPHGTGMNYVPELLDGSTKVIDLSADYRLDIPVFEKIYGIKHSDPRNAVYGLVELHPEAAREYFVANPGCFPTGAILSAAPLAAAGLIDIAVFDSKTGISGAGISPTETSHYPNLAENIVPYKLTAHRHRAEIVQELTRLDGNLRNISFTPHVIPTIRGISTTAHLFTKEPLSTEDVRGIYEEFYRDKPFVRLPGGVPSLTAVRGSNFCDIGFEADKENNRVVVLSAIDNLVKGASGQAIQNMNLMFGLVETRGLWTPATAP